One part of the Schistocerca cancellata isolate TAMUIC-IGC-003103 chromosome 12, iqSchCanc2.1, whole genome shotgun sequence genome encodes these proteins:
- the LOC126109378 gene encoding uncharacterized protein LOC126109378, which produces MAIRTLIAATAFLAVFQGSSAAAAVDILPQAFLNATAPRPLPKHSVYFHISNATAVKQQVQSALQAYLADMGMTVDMMAARTLRQLYQQESNYFKHFEYLALHPEQLVPTSYDSALPYLGALYRRMVSLVKDGASATSRATPQVSRNLHQVEYSEWSPEDSYVKLPEVVGSGLSELRSWVDNLLVTGLPATNSQVAAIMKKTREEQLIPYVESAQFNARRASSWYEHNFQQYSSPEVYQDFVAARQELWDLQLVA; this is translated from the exons GCTCTAGCGCCGCAGCCGCCGTAGATATCCTGCCTCAGGCGTTCCTCAATGCAACGGCCCCCCGGCCCCTTCCAAAGCACAGCGTGTACTTCCACATCAGCAACGCCACCGCCGTCAAACAGCAGGTGCAGAGCGCCTTGCAGGCCTACCTCGCCGACATGGGCATGACCGTGGACATGATGGCCGCCAGGACGCTCAGGCAGCTGTACCAGCAGGAGAGCAACTACTTCAAGCACTTTGAGTACCTCGCACTGCACCCTGAGCAGCTGGTACCCACTTCGTACGACTCGGCACTGCCGTACCTGGGCGCCCTCTACCGTCGGATGGTCTCCCTTGTAAAGGATGGAGCTTCAGCCACCAGCAGAGCTACCCCACAG GTCTCTCGGAACCTGCATCAAGTGGAGTATTCCGAATGGAGCCCAGAGGACTCCTATGTCAAGCTGCCTGAGGTGGTTGGCAGTGGCCTTTCTGAGCTGCGTTCCTGGGTTGACAACTTGCTGGTTACTGGCCTGCCAGCCACCAACAGCCAAGTGGCGGCCATAATGAAAAAGACACGCGAAGAG CAACTCATCCCATACGTTGAGAGTGCCCAGTTCAATGCGAGAAGGGCCAGCAGCTGGTACGAGCATAATTTCCAGCAGTACTCCAGCCCAGAGGTCTACCAGGACTTTGTGGCTGCTCGGCAGGAACTGTGGGACCTCCAGCTGGTCGCTTAA